The genomic stretch AGGAAATTTCTATCTCAGTACTTTTTCGTAGAGCGTGGAATTTTGTATAAGAATCCATATTGAGATAGTTTATAAATTCAGCTGTTTACgagacaaaaaatattcaaacatatttcaattttttttacatgttattttgatggaaaatggaaacaatcgatattaagagctcatatcTGGCTGAGGTATTCTATTTGATATGTTCCACCGACATTTTGATGCGcatatgaaataaatattttttttaaacatccTAATACCCCCCCTTCTGACTAAACTCGTGGTGCCGCCGTCTTCATGGTCGGAATAACAAAGTATCatattttctgtatttttccCACTTTGGTCTGAATAAAGTAAGTATAACTAAAGCTATTGATAGTATTTGTTTGATAAAGTTTAGACATTtagaaaaaaagtcaaatttttcatctataaATTGCTTTTCTTAATCACATATGAAAATGTCAATAAAGTAAAAAGCTAGAGccaatttagaaaaataacgCATATTCCCAGAGTCAATGATATCAAATCTTTCAAAGACCACTCAAATATCAAGGACAAAAAAACCACTGTTGATCAGTCTTATTGATTCAGTACCAACATTGCCTAAAATAATATGGACTTCTGTTAGTATGGTcagaatatttcataaaatgtATATTCGCTCCAGAAATCACACGAAAAGTACAGTAGAACCTTGATTACCCTGACCTCAATTTTCTGAATCATCTGTTATCCAAACAACTTGCTTCATCTGAATGTTTTATATCTATTACTTGAATAAATCACAGAAAGataaagtaaataattgaGGTTCTACCgtaattcattcattttcaacaataaactacacaacaatttttcgtatGAATTGTGGATAACCATTTCGACGGTTGAATGAGAGAACATGACATTAGTATATTAAACGTTAACAAAATCAAACTCCATTCCCAAAATGCACCATGCGTTTTCAAAATGCTGAAACAagcaacaaaataaaaattaaaaaaaaaatatttgtaggGATGGgattgaaggaataatttatAGAACTAAATAAGTATGTTTCGTACTAACGAGgctatttattttcaacaaatagtaataaataatataaacaaaGGGAAACACAACTTTTGTCAGATAAAGTGGCTGTGTCCAATTGACAGAAAGGTAGTATATAAGACATCCCGTATGATTGCTAAATATAAAAGcaagttgatttttttaatgatcAATATCTTATAATTAGATgaaatgcaagaaaaaaaagccaTCCGCCCTAATTTCCCGATTTCGTAAATATTCATAACTATTCAGCATTTTAAATAACTAAGCTACATATGTAATATCACTTTTTGCATATACTTATTGCTTAGTAAAAAGTACCtaaatttttgttcgttttcgAAGAGAGAAATATACACATACTCTCCGAGTCGATTTCAGTGAATACCTGATACACAAATTTTATCCCACATAACATGAAATATGTAAGtataaaagtaagaaaaattaaaaaaaaagttatttcttTGGGATCCTCAAATGTGTGATATCCTCAGTAGTTCGGAAGTGTCAGCTCTAGAAAATctctgattaaaaaaattagacaacTGACTTCcatacttttcaattttgtctATTGGCATTTTAACGAAATCCCCTGCTTTTGCTACATCTGCAAACCACAAGGAATCGCTGGCACGTGAGACAGGATTTCGTTCTGGAATATAATTTGCTGTCTAAATCGATTGTTAGTTTTCGACTAAATTGTTTAATATATTGTGCAAGATTTTGAATCCACCACCTGTATTTCAGATTAGGAGATGGAAAGCTAATAGAATTCATTTGACATGCTTGATAATTTAGAGATCGAAGATTCCAAACTACACACCTGGTACTTAAATATCACACATGAATATATAAAAGACTATATTTAAATTATCACTATTTCTTATATAATTAATGGTCTTTGGGTATTTTACTGTGGACTAGGACATTGAATACCAGGACATCATACACAAGCAGTTAGCCCTAGGTCATGCATGCTTTACAATCTATTTACCTACTTACGAGACTAGCTTGGTCATTTATTATTGTGCCAATTATCAAGTacgtttttgaaattcaccCGCTACAACGCATATTATTCCCAATGTGTACaatattctttcatttccaTTGCTCTACCGAAAAGCTTACAAggttcttatttttctccacaaatggtttgataattttaaatgccaaagtttttctaattaatatacaaaaaattgttttaggCTTGCATTGATGACAACAAGGGTAAAGTATTTTTGATCACTTTATAGCATTCAAAATCAACAGATACCAGTGGATAATCTAAAAGCCTGTAGCGGTAATTATGAGATTCTTGATTATTCTGAATACCATCTTCcacaatttacattatattattcattactattcagCTAAAGTAATCCTATAAAAGTTTTATAATGCAATAATCctataattttcagttttgatTGCCAAATTCTCTTATTTCGACTTACATTGTTCTTTAAAGATTTATTTCGAAGGGAACTGCTTCTcgaaatgaattgaaacaaCTTTTACTATCGTACTTCTAAGCAATGATAAGGTTTAAAAGAATATGCGTGGAAAGTTACAAGTgatacaataataacaacaacaaaaaaaaaggctaTGTGCTAATAACATATGTTTCGTGAAGTTCGGAGTTCAGAAAGTCACGTCTTTCCCTTGTAAATTAAGCTACATCTGATGTTCCTGTGCCAAGTAATGGTAACACTGGGCCGTAACAAAACACGGTAACGGGCAGAAAAGTCGAATATAGAGAGCACACAGACAATGTTAgcaattttgtaaaaaaaaataccttaCTGATTCATCACGGTTGTAGTTTACAAGTGTGCAAATATAATAGCAGCTCATGTAACACCAATTTTGATATTagagaagaataaataaaaacaccaAACTCCATAAAATCCTCCCATAATTAAGCGGGTATAAAACCTTAAGCATTTTGTGCATATAGAATCAAGGAATGAtagacaaaataatttttttaaacattgaaGAAATCTGGGACTAAAAATCGATTGAATTGCGGCCGATCGGCGCAGTTTGGATAAATCTTACATAAGTAGGCAATAGGAATAACCAGTATCAAGTCAATATAGAATCTGAAAGTCATTGCCActtgtgagaaaaataatccgCAAGCATGTACCTTTGATAAAACTTCAGTCAACTGCAGTAGTAGTAAGAGATTGAACAAGACGGTTACATAGATGTTTTATATGTTGTAATCGATTAGAAACTTCATGTTTTTGCACTATTAATTTCACCTAAAGATgtccaaataataaaataacaataaatagataatattgttatttgtgAATTCGTCATAAACGAATGATTGAGTATCTTACACTACACGCACAACCAATTAGAATAAGCAATAGAAAGAAGAACAGCCTATCAAGAATAAACGAAATAGAAAGTTGCGCATGAGATACAGTGGAGACACACAGTTCAAACATAGAATATGAAATTACCTTTAAGTGTCATGAATTCAGCTTCGTACTTTTTCAGTTTCTTCAACGCAACTGAACACGCTAGTTTCATCACATAGCGTGAAACTTCTTCATTACGACAACGTTTTGGCAAGTGAACTCTGAAGTATTTCAATATACTTTCAAAGTCTAACTGAAGCAACTCTTTCTTACACAGCTGAAACGAGTAAAAACAATTATACCTTTTGATATTATTGCACTGAACATTAATAcagtatttataattattctttctaACATTGTCTCATTCACTGTTACaaagaaattttgtgaaaagtcCATCAACAATTTccaaattgttgaaatattctTCATTCTTCTAGTTCAACTTGTAATGTATAACTTAATTTGAagggataaaaatttattgtcaagGCAAAATAAGGGACAGAATTTCTTTCTTGATGTCATTATCTTACCGTTAGTAACGCTATGGCCACTTGGAATAATGTGTCCAGACCTTGGAGTAAAAATACATCCAAAATGTGAAAGACTAGATACAACGGAAATCTAGCTGTGAACAGTGTTAAAAACCACTGTGCAGCAAACATATGAGTTTCTACTCCACGATCATAGAAATGTTTGTACAATTCCGGTAGTTGGTCCTGCAATCAAaagtattattgaaaaaaaaaagtttaccaAGTTTTATATTCACAATATTGTTTCACCATACAACGTCTTGACAATAATCATCAATTTTTAAGATTTCACAATGATTTTCCATCAtggaatttcaattaaaattaaatctgTTGTATCAACTAATCTAAATGATGCGATAAAAATGTTACCTCGATGAGACGATTCAACTGGTAAAACCGCATGTGAAGATTGTCGAATCTATCTTTGTACAAATTGCGAAGGCCATAATCGTACATTAGTTTAACTAACACACAGAAAGCCTGCTCCTCTGGCAtctacaaaaattgaaagaaaatatttatgagTCTTGGAAACTCTTATAccaaattaaatataattgaattgaGTAATTTGCCGAGCGTAACTCACATGTAACAGTAAACTAGCAACGAGAAAACTGAGTCCTTGGCAATAACCAACTTCTTCATCATAAACAGCATAAGCCTTACTTATTCTGTAAAGTGAGTCTTGGCCTAGACCACCTGTTTCTTTGAAGAAATCGTGGGCTGGGAAAGTCCTATTTATATCTCTCAAGATAACACTCTCGCAGCTGCTTTCCTATTTAGGAAAGTAAATATTAGAATATATTCTGCATTTCTCCTTGATCAAATAATTGAGCATATGGCAATTCATTTTACATACTTTAGTGATCAGCATTCGGTATTTGTCCATCATCTCCTGTGAGTTATCGCAATTGCTCAACCTTTGCCAAACTTGCGCTCTGAGTGCTTCAGGAATTCCTAACTTTGTTAGTTTTATAAGAAGCTTAGGCCGTTGTTCATTTACTTGCCACGTGTCTAAAACTTCTGCCCAATTTGCTAACTCATCGGCAGAACAGTCTTTCGAAACCTCACCCGTACCACTCAACATCGGTTCATCTCCATCTgtgaatgataataatattgcaCAGTGATATAAAAACATTAGAAGTCAAActagaattaaaaattaggTGGGGATATACTGATCAAAAAGCACAGTTACACATTCTTACAAAAGGTTTCTTTATATAAACATATTGCAggattcatttttcttaaccCTAAAGAGAAAATGATACCTGAATCAAATTCTTCCTTAGGTGTTAATGTATCTATGCTCGTAATAGAAGGTGATCTGATCAAGGACGCTAGGTTCAAAGCGAGGTTCAATCGATTTCGGTCCAACTCTCCAGACGTTTCTATACTTTGAACTTCGTAATGCACTTCTGATCCATCTCCAGGTATAATCTAGAGTAAGCATAATTAGATATTGATTCACATAAAACATAGTTTAAGCATAAATAAGTACAAGAGTACAAAAAGAAATGGTGCTTTTAGGTGCAGTGTATATTCATTTAATATCAGTTATAGTTCACCTCTTTTGAGTTAAGGTAAAACTGTTGAACCAAATGGCGTTTGTTAAAGTACCAAAATCTTTCATtctgaggaaaaatttttacgggTGTTTCGATTAAGAACCGTACTGGTTCTCTTATCCCACGTATTACAAGATCTACCGCAACTgtcatgaaaatttcaccctcCTTAGGTATTTCAACATTCAAACTTTCTAAAGCCGGATCAGCCGGATCCCAAAGACCACAGATATTGTAGCATTGTTTatcctgaccaattggacttGGGTTGACCTGCTgtgattgaatttgaaaaacgttaGACGATTACAAATACTGTTGGTCATTAACTGTGAAAATAATGCATGTACAGAAGCTTACAATTTGCACATTACGACACATAAATCCGTTCATagttctattttattttaccatcTCCAGAAGACGCATGTCGCTGTGCTTTACATTTCGCCCAGGACTGACTAGTACTCCAAAACACCTTTCAATTTCCAGAGTTACACCTCCTTCTTTGCTCGATACTTGCTGAATGCTCAAAAAAACTTGCTTGGCAACATTGCATCTGAATTTGAAGCAATTCCTGTCCTTTGGAACTGTACTAAATCCGCCTTTtccatcttcttcttttaccTCCATTGTAACTTCGAAGATAAAAACTCGGGAATTGCTTTTTTCATTGCCAGGATTAAATCCATTAAAATCACTGCTTGTCAACGAACTTGTCATAGAACGGGGAATTCTTTGAAAGGCTTTGGCAAAACACGCAGATACTTGACCTACCTGCACAATAAATTCATTCCAAGTGACTAAGTAATATAAATGCAGCAAATtatgaacaataaataaaaattgaccatACACATTTGTAGATATCTGTTCACATCTTTGTTAGGACAATTATACCATTTACACAAAGTATCATAATAATCAAACCTACTGCTTCTGGTATGTCACAGCGAAATACATGGCACTGGAAAATAGCTGATTCTAAGGTATCCCCATGTGACCATGTAAAAGCAAAACATGCTGCGCATATTCCAGTAGCTTCGCCACGTGCATAAAATAGTATACGCTGGACTTCGTAGTGTGCCATCGCTTGCTGATTTGTAGCATCGTATAAgctattacaaaaaaatttcccataTTTAAACAAGCTATGGAGCCAGTTGCAAACTTCACAGTTGTTTTCGATTTAATGGAAAATGGGGAGTGTTAGTGTATCGAAATTTCTGCACCTTAAATAAAAGCATATGCTAATCACATTTATGTACCCACGAAACGTCACACGTAAGAGTACAAAAGTGAGAATGAGTTGAATGATTTAATGACATGTATCACTttgcaattattataattgctAATATAATTCCACTACAAACTTTGATTTGCAGAGTTTTAAGTGGTTCGAGAATCTTTCAgcaatattattgtaaaaatcaaataagtAAAATGAATTAGGAAAACCTTACGAACTGATTAAGATTAATGATTTTAATGGAAAACAGCATACTCTAAAATACATTTGGACAGAACTAACTTTCAACTATGAGTTCTTTACagcagaacaaaaaaaataaaataacagaaTAATTTAGGGGGACAAGGGTCGGACTGTGAAGCCTGAAGTTACCGCTCCAAGGTATTTAGATTGTTAACTTACACAACACTGCCTTGTGAGCAACTAGGTATAGATACAGATACTTTTATTCCCAAATTTGGTGCCTGTTCAGCGTACAATATTGCCATATTGCGCTGGATTTCAGCTTCAGATTTAGGTGCATTTATCGCGGCAGCACCCAGGTATGTAACGCCATTAAAAATAGTGCACTCCTGTTGGACGTGtgatgctgaaaatatttctataagAGAATGATTATCACCACTTGCCGATCCACTAACATAAATCACTTTCTTGAATCCAACGACCAAAAAATACTAATAAAGTGACAAGgataattgatttgaatttacCTTCTTCTACATAATCATCGGGTTTCATTGGATCCTGTTTTTCTGAAGTTACCATATTTGGAGTTGCTTCGTAGAATTTACTGTGACCAACATATCGTATTTTATCATCATTCTGTTGTTCAGCTGTTATAGCCCTCacttcaatttcattttccattttagAGTCTTCGGTGAGCAGCTGTAATCACattgaaaatacttttctgAAAGAACTTAAATACCCCAGATTTGAATCTCagtgttagaaaaattttccacttcACTTAAGTATTCTGATTGTAAGAACAGCAATTTACAGTATGAGTAGGTGTGGCCCGTCGATATGtcgattttacaaatttcaaaaggGCAACCATTTCGCAGTTGATGAAAAACGTACACTTTGCCTTTGTTAATGTCAGGCACTTAAGTCAGGTTAATTTTGAGACACATTTTGCAGAGATATATTACAATTCAGTGAATGATATTCAATACTTAGAAGTACATGGTATGCAATGAGAATGAAATACGTTATAAGTGTGGTtttaaaatgagaaaataaacatGTCAATAAAAAGGTGTAATGTCAGACAGAAATACAGAATAACAATGAATGATGAAGTTTACGAAACTAACTACAGTCGCACATGTGGTTAAGCTAGAGAGACGGCTTGTTGTTTCCTTGAGTCATCTCTACGTGAAAAGACTGAGGGTATCTCACACAGATAATTTTCTTACTAATTACAATACTGACAACGATATAACGTATACCCATGAAACATTTGTTATCAATAATTCATAATATGCACATATCTTGCACAGTATCATTTCTCAGGTTTTTTCAGTGCTGcgtaatatttgtaaaaaaaatttcgcaattttatgATTGATATGACAAAATAAAGCAACTGCTCAATTATTATATGTCTCCATAGATTACCAGAATGgaaatgaaattacaaataatttaaaattcactGCAAATTGCAGAACTATCAActttatttcttatttatttcgCAAGGTAACGTCACATACGATTTATCTTATTGCTTCTTTCGTGTTTTATAGCtgctttaaaaaaataattgtaatgtGATGTGGAATGGCCCATTTGATATGCTTAACCCAAATGGCTACATGCCAATGATCAATAATACAATTACAGCTTAAAAACAATATCTGTACTACAATATTTTAAGGAGAAAGTGGAAATGACGGTGTCAAATATTTTCCTCCTAGAACCGTTTAATCAAGTTTTTCTGCTGGCAAAAATTGATCGGCATCACGAATATAAAATGTCACAATTTCAGAAATTCATAAAAACATTTAAGTAAGGTTCAGTTTAGTCACTCCTACATATTAGGTTATTTTTCTACTGCAGGTATTTAGTCTTGGCCTTACGTCAAACTAACGGGTAATTCGGAGTTGTCGCACAGATCTAATTTTGGAATCGCTTAttaatttcagattttccaAACCAAAATGTACTAAATCATGATTTGAAgattgaatcaatttttaacgattggcgataaaaatattttcaaaatacttttataTACTAAAACAATacaaagaaattcaaaaagcTCGTAGGGGAAAATGAATGTAAGGATAATACAAGATCATTGCCAGTGGCTCACGGATCAACATATATAAAGCTGACACAACCACTTTGGCAGAACTAATCGAAATCTATACAGGTCTTCAGTGCTCTTTTGTTACTAATTATCTGCTGTAATCCCAATTTTGTTGCTCCACATCGTTACGTTACACATCACTCACGT from Neodiprion virginianus isolate iyNeoVirg1 chromosome 3, iyNeoVirg1.1, whole genome shotgun sequence encodes the following:
- the LOC124301282 gene encoding rab GTPase-activating protein 1-like isoform X3 produces the protein MSRCNDGYYTQSAAEIAHHLLTEDSKMENEIEVRAITAEQQNDDKIRYVGHSKFYEATPNMVTSEKQDPMKPDDYVEEEIFSASHVQQECTIFNGVTYLGAAAINAPKSEAEIQRNMAILYAEQAPNLGIKVSVSIPSCSQGSVVLYDATNQQAMAHYEVQRILFYARGEATGICAACFAFTWSHGDTLESAIFQCHVFRCDIPEAVGQVSACFAKAFQRIPRSMTSSLTSSDFNGFNPGNEKSNSRVFIFEVTMEVKEEDGKGGFSTVPKDRNCFKFRCNVAKQVFLSIQQVSSKEGGVTLEIERCFGVLVSPGRNVKHSDMRLLEMQVNPSPIGQDKQCYNICGLWDPADPALESLNVEIPKEGEIFMTVAVDLVIRGIREPVRFLIETPVKIFPQNERFWYFNKRHLVQQFYLNSKEIIPGDGSEVHYEVQSIETSGELDRNRLNLALNLASLIRSPSITSIDTLTPKEEFDSDGDEPMLSGTGEVSKDCSADELANWAEVLDTWQVNEQRPKLLIKLTKLGIPEALRAQVWQRLSNCDNSQEMMDKYRMLITKESSCESVILRDINRTFPAHDFFKETGGLGQDSLYRISKAYAVYDEEVGYCQGLSFLVASLLLHMPEEQAFCVLVKLMYDYGLRNLYKDRFDNLHMRFYQLNRLIEDQLPELYKHFYDRGVETHMFAAQWFLTLFTARFPLYLVFHILDVFLLQGLDTLFQVAIALLTLCKKELLQLDFESILKYFRVHLPKRCRNEEVSRYVMKLACSVALKKLKKYEAEFMTLKEAQENADEYSNEVEQLRGAVARGEEEKLRLEAELAQVKEMLQREVAKACTENRRSSVIIAEYKQICQRLEDDHNVAKSALNDLRSKVSNCEQCRSSIVQSPKALPDSTQNMENRIDSVLHRAQERVRELELELAQTKLAHVEAECRNQDLTHQLHATASELQAARNSWPWLSKTLSSIKEAANKRDVVGPGILRRDSAPGGDVRHTIHSQSRDNLKEVV
- the LOC124301282 gene encoding rab GTPase-activating protein 1-like isoform X4, whose product is MEDSTSIKSMESVTTSDEYEFVNEKGVNKQQQILEPPTLNIANNGNLEDLQNNLRELLTEDSKMENEIEVRAITAEQQNDDKIRYVGHSKFYEATPNMVTSEKQDPMKPDDYVEEEIFSASHVQQECTIFNGVTYLGAAAINAPKSEAEIQRNMAILYAEQAPNLGIKVSVSIPSCSQGSVVLYDATNQQAMAHYEVQRILFYARGEATGICAACFAFTWSHGDTLESAIFQCHVFRCDIPEAVGQVSACFAKAFQRIPRSMTSSLTSSDFNGFNPGNEKSNSRVFIFEVTMEVKEEDGKGGFSTVPKDRNCFKFRCNVAKQVFLSIQQVSSKEGGVTLEIERCFGVLVSPGRNVKHSDMRLLEMQVNPSPIGQDKQCYNICGLWDPADPALESLNVEIPKEGEIFMTVAVDLVIRGIREPVRFLIETPVKIFPQNERFWYFNKRHLVQQFYLNSKEIIPGDGSEVHYEVQSIETSGELDRNRLNLALNLASLIRSPSITSIDTLTPKEEFDSDGDEPMLSGTGEVSKDCSADELANWAEVLDTWQVNEQRPKLLIKLTKLGIPEALRAQVWQRLSNCDNSQEMMDKYRMLITKESSCESVILRDINRTFPAHDFFKETGGLGQDSLYRISKAYAVYDEEVGYCQGLSFLVASLLLHMPEEQAFCVLVKLMYDYGLRNLYKDRFDNLHMRFYQLNRLIEDQLPELYKHFYDRGVETHMFAAQWFLTLFTARFPLYLVFHILDVFLLQGLDTLFQVAIALLTLCKKELLQLDFESILKYFRVHLPKRCRNEEVSRYVMKLACSVALKKLKKYEAEFMTLKERNPVSRASDSLWFADVAKAGDFVKMPIDKIEKYGSQLSNFFNQRFSRADTSELLRISHI
- the LOC124301282 gene encoding rab GTPase-activating protein 1-like isoform X1 translates to MEDSTSIKSMESVTTSDEYEFVNEKGVNKQQQILEPPTLNIANNGNLEDLQNNLRELLTEDSKMENEIEVRAITAEQQNDDKIRYVGHSKFYEATPNMVTSEKQDPMKPDDYVEEEIFSASHVQQECTIFNGVTYLGAAAINAPKSEAEIQRNMAILYAEQAPNLGIKVSVSIPSCSQGSVVLYDATNQQAMAHYEVQRILFYARGEATGICAACFAFTWSHGDTLESAIFQCHVFRCDIPEAVGQVSACFAKAFQRIPRSMTSSLTSSDFNGFNPGNEKSNSRVFIFEVTMEVKEEDGKGGFSTVPKDRNCFKFRCNVAKQVFLSIQQVSSKEGGVTLEIERCFGVLVSPGRNVKHSDMRLLEMQVNPSPIGQDKQCYNICGLWDPADPALESLNVEIPKEGEIFMTVAVDLVIRGIREPVRFLIETPVKIFPQNERFWYFNKRHLVQQFYLNSKEIIPGDGSEVHYEVQSIETSGELDRNRLNLALNLASLIRSPSITSIDTLTPKEEFDSDGDEPMLSGTGEVSKDCSADELANWAEVLDTWQVNEQRPKLLIKLTKLGIPEALRAQVWQRLSNCDNSQEMMDKYRMLITKESSCESVILRDINRTFPAHDFFKETGGLGQDSLYRISKAYAVYDEEVGYCQGLSFLVASLLLHMPEEQAFCVLVKLMYDYGLRNLYKDRFDNLHMRFYQLNRLIEDQLPELYKHFYDRGVETHMFAAQWFLTLFTARFPLYLVFHILDVFLLQGLDTLFQVAIALLTLCKKELLQLDFESILKYFRVHLPKRCRNEEVSRYVMKLACSVALKKLKKYEAEFMTLKEAQENADEYSNEVEQLRGAVARGEEEKLRLEAELAQVKEMLQREVAKACTENRRSSVIIAEYKQICQRLEDDHNVAKSALNDLRSKVSNCEQCRSSIVQSPKALPDSTQNMENRIDSVLHRAQERVRELELELAQTKLAHVEAECRNQDLTHQLHATASELQAARNSWPWLSKTLSSIKEAANKRDVVGPGILRRDSAPGGDVRHTIHSQSRDNLKEVV
- the LOC124301282 gene encoding rab GTPase-activating protein 1 isoform X5, which gives rise to MAHYEVQRILFYARGEATGICAACFAFTWSHGDTLESAIFQCHVFRCDIPEAVGQVSACFAKAFQRIPRSMTSSLTSSDFNGFNPGNEKSNSRVFIFEVTMEVKEEDGKGGFSTVPKDRNCFKFRCNVAKQVFLSIQQVSSKEGGVTLEIERCFGVLVSPGRNVKHSDMRLLEMQVNPSPIGQDKQCYNICGLWDPADPALESLNVEIPKEGEIFMTVAVDLVIRGIREPVRFLIETPVKIFPQNERFWYFNKRHLVQQFYLNSKEIIPGDGSEVHYEVQSIETSGELDRNRLNLALNLASLIRSPSITSIDTLTPKEEFDSDGDEPMLSGTGEVSKDCSADELANWAEVLDTWQVNEQRPKLLIKLTKLGIPEALRAQVWQRLSNCDNSQEMMDKYRMLITKESSCESVILRDINRTFPAHDFFKETGGLGQDSLYRISKAYAVYDEEVGYCQGLSFLVASLLLHMPEEQAFCVLVKLMYDYGLRNLYKDRFDNLHMRFYQLNRLIEDQLPELYKHFYDRGVETHMFAAQWFLTLFTARFPLYLVFHILDVFLLQGLDTLFQVAIALLTLCKKELLQLDFESILKYFRVHLPKRCRNEEVSRYVMKLACSVALKKLKKYEAEFMTLKEAQENADEYSNEVEQLRGAVARGEEEKLRLEAELAQVKEMLQREVAKACTENRRSSVIIAEYKQICQRLEDDHNVAKSALNDLRSKVSNCEQCRSSIVQSPKALPDSTQNMENRIDSVLHRAQERVRELELELAQTKLAHVEAECRNQDLTHQLHATASELQAARNSWPWLSKTLSSIKEAANKRDVVGPGILRRDSAPGGDVRHTIHSQSRDNLKEVV
- the LOC124301282 gene encoding rab GTPase-activating protein 1-like isoform X2, with the translated sequence MEDSTSIKSMESVTTSDEYEFVNEKGVNKQQQILEPPTLNIANNGNLEDLQNNLRELLTEDSKMENEIEVRAITAEQQNDDKIRYVGHSKFYEATPNMVTSEKQDPMKPDDYVEEASHVQQECTIFNGVTYLGAAAINAPKSEAEIQRNMAILYAEQAPNLGIKVSVSIPSCSQGSVVLYDATNQQAMAHYEVQRILFYARGEATGICAACFAFTWSHGDTLESAIFQCHVFRCDIPEAVGQVSACFAKAFQRIPRSMTSSLTSSDFNGFNPGNEKSNSRVFIFEVTMEVKEEDGKGGFSTVPKDRNCFKFRCNVAKQVFLSIQQVSSKEGGVTLEIERCFGVLVSPGRNVKHSDMRLLEMQVNPSPIGQDKQCYNICGLWDPADPALESLNVEIPKEGEIFMTVAVDLVIRGIREPVRFLIETPVKIFPQNERFWYFNKRHLVQQFYLNSKEIIPGDGSEVHYEVQSIETSGELDRNRLNLALNLASLIRSPSITSIDTLTPKEEFDSDGDEPMLSGTGEVSKDCSADELANWAEVLDTWQVNEQRPKLLIKLTKLGIPEALRAQVWQRLSNCDNSQEMMDKYRMLITKESSCESVILRDINRTFPAHDFFKETGGLGQDSLYRISKAYAVYDEEVGYCQGLSFLVASLLLHMPEEQAFCVLVKLMYDYGLRNLYKDRFDNLHMRFYQLNRLIEDQLPELYKHFYDRGVETHMFAAQWFLTLFTARFPLYLVFHILDVFLLQGLDTLFQVAIALLTLCKKELLQLDFESILKYFRVHLPKRCRNEEVSRYVMKLACSVALKKLKKYEAEFMTLKEAQENADEYSNEVEQLRGAVARGEEEKLRLEAELAQVKEMLQREVAKACTENRRSSVIIAEYKQICQRLEDDHNVAKSALNDLRSKVSNCEQCRSSIVQSPKALPDSTQNMENRIDSVLHRAQERVRELELELAQTKLAHVEAECRNQDLTHQLHATASELQAARNSWPWLSKTLSSIKEAANKRDVVGPGILRRDSAPGGDVRHTIHSQSRDNLKEVV